In Aedes albopictus strain Foshan chromosome 3, AalbF5, whole genome shotgun sequence, the following are encoded in one genomic region:
- the LOC134290582 gene encoding nascent polypeptide-associated complex subunit alpha, muscle-specific form-like: MAEVKMLFAQRSHVEASVKKIQEQIRCDSGIQPDYLRVKKFERELQCHYQEYQRVYGELLSALPNDKFDELDEDYWRFEDTHNEACVLVETLLISCPTTSDRFNKRKSSSSCFVATTVPHWLGPSPRRSQSPSPTTEQPVPNPDVMERPRTSLPKEKMVSTNVTNPIQTAKPRCGEDSPKKKTPLHGPAEVPSESDFVKVTIPESAALPAEEAVKREEKVTTVAFENPSTSQEDFLVGNEPSKFVDIPSEDPKTPTSSKAPSGTNPVVNPFRIPFNLTGVHPKLTIPIPTGFHTVLEPFRPPPGFHPMPKRIPKPTGLPPVSQSQAGSLSAPQPPQCNAGFLPAYQQQQSPTGLLPVPQQLRSVAPSLQCKAGSLPTFQPQQNPTGVLPVSQKLQFVTESRSVTPQFECTTGSHPELQHFQRAVGSNSVANPILRSTGACLVVDSALMPVDTRSAAKTTKSSTGARSVDNSAKMFVGSSPTVKPIKMPIGARPMVKSNEMPAGSRPVVNSIQVSAGSCPVEKPLLMSAGASPVGKPSLRPSSIGTSPVVKTTVDTRSAAKKSKMSAGTRPVVKLHEIPAGSRPGVEANLMPIGSCPMVKSFQMSAGSRPVDKPLLMSAGASPVAKPILRPTSIGTSPVVKPSVDTRSEAKTPKMFAGPPPVVTPIPMSTGTSPVGNCAPMSVGSRPTLKPNPMSAGSSSVDNSTLKSADSCPAIKPKLMPIGVRPMVKSVQLSTGSCPVVKPLAKHIGTNPVRKRVLTSAGARPVTKSIMIAIGIRPVVKLSSKSVGTCPMAKTFLKLVGTSPMIQPKPFPKSTGTSLVVKPIVTSAGNSTAAKPFVVSAGLRPVTKLPLKFAGSRSVDKPVPKPAETRPVSESSLMSTGTPTENPPVLFPVIPAGIPRIAKPIPKIATCPTKKLPPTTAGIRPAPKRIQSLEKQISSPKITGTRSVVREPPEKKMWIVVFSTVNHPPLDPPPVSPTGECKQLHSDPRPRKPPDGPSKRSRPSEAISERMSRTRPPNDPKDEPDATASWPDAVKRSHRGEPAISQSLQDTIGLIGKEAKVPVSFGTLQETDRSVTECKR; this comes from the coding sequence ATGGCTGAAGTGAAAATGCTGTTCGCCCAACGTAGCCACGTTGAGGCAAGTGTGAAAAAGATTCAAGAACAGATCCGATGTGACAGTGGTATCCAACCTGATTACTTGCGAGTGAAAAAGTTTGAACGTGAACTCCAGTGCCACTATCAAGAATACCAGAGAGTGTATGGTGAACTTTTGTCAGCACTCCCAAACGACAAATTCGATGAATTAGATGAAGATTACTGGCGCTTCGAAGATACCCACAACGAAGCCTGTGTTCTGGTGGAAACCCTGTTGATTTCCTGCCCGACCACCAGTGACAGGTTTAACAAGCGAAAGTCGTCATCCAGCTGCTTTGTGGCGACCACTGTACCACACTGGCTCGGTCCTTCTCCTCGAAGAAGTCAGTCACCGAGTCCAACGACGGAACAGCCCGTTCCGAATCCTGACGTGATGGAGAGGCCACGCACGTCTTTGCCGAAAGAGAAAATGGTGAGTACGAATGTTACCAATCCAATCCAGACTGCGAAGCCGCGCTGCGGCGAAGATTCCCCCAAGAAGAAGACGCCTTTGCATGGACCGGCCGAGGTCCCATCCGAGAGTGATTTCGTCAAGGTCACTATTCCTGAGTCGGCAGCCCTACCGGCCGAAGAAGCAGTCAAGCGTGAAGAAAAGGTGACAACCGTTGCATTCGAGAATCCTTCGACGAGCCAGGAGGACTTCCTTGTCGGCAACGAGCCATCCAAGTTTGTCGACATTCCATCCGAAGATCCCAAGACACCGACGTCAAGCAAAGCGCCCTCTGGAACCAACCCGGTGGTGAACCCGTTCCGAATTCCATTCAACCTAACTGGAGTACATCCGAAGCTGACGATTCCGATTCCTACCGGATTCCATACGGTGCTAGAGCCGTTCCGACCGCCACCAGGATTCCATCCCATGCCGAAGCGAATCCCGAAGCCAACCGGATTGCCTCCGGTGTCCCAGAGTCAGGCCGGATCCCTCTCGGCACCACAGCCGCCCCAGTGCAATGCCGGTTTCCTCCCGGCATACCAGCAGCAACAGAGTCCGACCGGTCTCCTTCCGGTACCCCAACAGTTGCGGTCGGTAGCCCCATCGCTCCAGTGTAAGGCCGGTTCCCTTCCAACATTCCAACCGCAACAGAACCCGACCGGTGTCCTTCCGGTATCCCAGAAGCTGCAGTTTGTGACCGAATCCCGTTCGGTAACTCCGCAGTTCGAGTGTACAACCGGTTCCCATCCGGAACTCCAACATTTCCAGCGCGCGGTAGGATCCAATTCGGTAGCCAATCCGATCCTAAGGTCTACCGGAGCCTGCCTGGTGGTCGATTCCGCCCTGATGCCCGTCGATACCCGTTCGGCGGCCAAGACAACCAAGAGTTCTACCGGTGCCCGTTCGGTGGATAACTCCGCCAAGATGTTCGTCGGTTCCAGTCCGACGGTCAAACCGATCAAGATGCCCATCGGTGCCCGTCCGATGGTCAAGTCCAACGAGATGCCGGCGGGTTCCCGTCCGGTGGTCAATTCCATCCAGGTGTCTGCCGGTTCCTGTCCGGTGGAAAAGCCACTCCTGATGTCCGCTGGTGCCAGTCCAGTGGGCAAGCCTAGCCTGCGTCCATCATCTATCGGTACCAGTCCGGTAGTCAAGACAACCGTCGATACCCGTTCGGCGGCCAAGAAATCCAAGATGTCTGCCGGCACCCGTCCGGTGGTCAAGTTGCACGAGATACCTGCCGGTTCCCGTCCGGGGGTCGAAGCCAACCTGATGCCCATCGGTTCCTGTCCGATGGTCAAGTCCTTTCAGATGTCTGCCGGTTCCCGTCCGGTGGATAAACCACTCCTGATGTCCGCTGGTGCCAGTCCAGTGGCCAAGCCGATCCTGCGCCCAACGTCTATCGGTACCAGCCCGGTAGTCAAGCCAAGCGTCGATACCCGTTCGGAGGCCAAGACGCCCAAGATGTTTGCCGGTCCTCCTCCGGTAGTCACGCCGATCCCGATGTCCACTGGAACCAGTCCGGTGGGCAATTGCGCTCCGATGTCCGTCGGTTCCCGTCCGACGCTCAAACCGAATCCGATGTCCGCTGGAAGCAGTTCAGTAGACAATTCCACCCTCAAGTCCGCCGATTCCTGTCCGGCAATCAAACCGAAGCTGATGCCCATCGGTGTCCGTCCGATGGTCAAGTCTGTCCAGTTGTCCACCGGTTCCTGTCCGGTGGTCAAGCCACTAGCGAAACACATTGGTACCAATCCAGTGCGAAAGCGAGTTCTGACGTCCGCCGGTGCTCGTCCGGTGACGAAGTCCATCATGATCGCCATCGGTATCCGTCCGGTGGTCAAGCTGTCCTCGAAGTCCGTCGGTACCTGCCCGATGGCCAAGACGTTCCTGAAGCTCGTCGGCACCAGTCCGATGATCCAGCCCAAGCCGTTTCCGAAGTCCACTGGAACCAGTCTAGTGGTGAAGCCAATCGTGACGTCCGCCGGTAACAGTACGGCAGCCAAGCCCTTCGTAGTGTCAGCCGGTCTCCGTCCGGTAACCAAGCTACCGCTGAAGTTCGCTGGAAGCCGTTCAGTGGACAAACCCGTCCCAAAGCCTGCCGAAACCCGTCCGGTGTCCGAGTCAAGCCTGATGTCAACCGGCACTCCTACGGAGAACCCTCCGGTGCTCTTTCCTGTGATACCAGCCGGCATCCCGCGAATTGCGAAGCCTATTCCGAAGATTGCGACGTGTCCAACCAAGAAGTTACCTCCAACGACAGCCGGAATCCGTCCGGCACCCAAGCGAATCCAGAGCCTAGAAAAACAAATCTCAAGCCCGAAGATAACCGGAACCCGCTCGGTAGTGAGAGAACCTCCGGAGAAGAAGATGTGGATCGTGGTGTTCTCGACGGTGAACCATCCACCACTGGATCCGCCGCCGGTCAGCCCGACAGGTGAATGCAAGCAGCTCCATTCCGACCCAAGGCCGAGGAAGCCGCCCGATGGACCATCCAAGCGATCCCGACCCAGCGAAGCCATCTCAGAGCGCATGTCCCGAACGCGTCCACCGAACGACCCGAAAGACGAGCCAGACGCCACAG